A portion of the Pseudomonas sp. PSE14 genome contains these proteins:
- the tmk gene encoding dTMP kinase translates to MTGLFITLEGPEGAGKSTNREYLAERLRERGIEVQLTREPGGTPLAERIRELLLAPSDEKMAVDTELLLVFAARAQHIAEVIRPALARGAVVLCDRFTDATYAYQGGGRGLPVERIAQLESFVQGSLRPDLTLVFDLPVEIGLSRAAARGRLDRFEQEGRAFFEAVRSTYLARAQAEPARYRIVDAAQPLAEVQCNLDALLPTLLERLHG, encoded by the coding sequence GTGACCGGCCTGTTCATCACCCTGGAAGGCCCCGAAGGCGCGGGCAAGAGCACCAACCGCGAGTACCTGGCCGAACGCCTGCGCGAGCGCGGTATCGAAGTCCAGCTGACCCGAGAACCCGGCGGCACCCCGCTGGCTGAACGCATCCGCGAACTGCTGCTGGCGCCCAGCGATGAAAAGATGGCGGTGGACACTGAGCTGCTGCTGGTTTTCGCCGCCCGCGCCCAGCACATCGCCGAGGTGATCCGCCCAGCCCTGGCGCGCGGCGCCGTGGTGCTGTGCGACCGTTTCACCGACGCTACCTACGCCTACCAGGGCGGCGGCCGCGGCCTGCCGGTGGAGCGCATCGCGCAACTGGAAAGCTTCGTCCAGGGCAGTCTGCGCCCGGACCTGACCCTGGTCTTCGACCTGCCGGTGGAAATCGGCCTGTCCCGCGCCGCGGCCCGTGGCCGGCTCGACCGTTTCGAGCAGGAGGGCCGTGCCTTCTTCGAAGCCGTGCGCAGCACCTACCTGGCTCGCGCCCAGGCCGAGCCTGCGCGCTACCGCATCGTCGATGCCGCCCAGCCGCTGGCCGAGGTGCAATGCAACCTGGACGCGCTGCTGCCGACCCTGCTGGAGCGCCTGCATGGCTGA
- a CDS encoding DNA polymerase III subunit delta' codes for MADIYPWQQGLWQQLSGRERHAHAYLLHGPAGIGKRVLAETLVHLLLCQKPTNGKACGQCKACQLLAAGTHPDFFLLEPEEPEKPIRVDQVRELVDFVVQTAQLGGRKVVLLEPAEAMNLNAANALLKSLEEPSGDTVLLLISHQPSRLLPTIKSRCVQQACPQPNAEQSRAWLAGALPEESTEGLDELLVLAGGSPLTALRLHGQGVREQRALVVDGVKRLLKQQVAPSQLAESWNALPLPLLFDWFCDWALLTLRYQLARDEAGLGLTDMRKVVQYLAEKSAQHKVLAIQEWLLAQRQKVLNKANLNRALLLEALLVQWASLPGPG; via the coding sequence ATGGCTGATATCTATCCCTGGCAACAGGGCCTCTGGCAGCAACTGAGCGGCCGCGAGCGGCATGCTCACGCCTACTTGCTGCATGGCCCGGCCGGAATCGGCAAGCGTGTGCTGGCCGAGACGCTGGTGCACTTGCTGCTCTGCCAGAAGCCGACGAACGGCAAGGCCTGTGGTCAGTGCAAGGCCTGTCAGCTGCTCGCTGCCGGCACCCACCCGGATTTCTTCCTGCTGGAGCCGGAAGAGCCGGAGAAGCCCATCCGTGTCGACCAGGTGCGCGAGCTGGTGGATTTCGTGGTGCAGACCGCTCAGTTGGGTGGGCGCAAGGTGGTGCTGCTGGAACCCGCCGAAGCGATGAACCTGAACGCCGCCAACGCCCTGCTGAAAAGCCTGGAGGAGCCCTCCGGCGATACGGTGCTGCTGCTCATCAGCCACCAGCCCAGCCGGCTGTTGCCGACCATCAAGAGCCGCTGTGTGCAGCAGGCCTGCCCGCAACCGAATGCGGAGCAGAGCCGTGCATGGCTGGCCGGCGCCTTGCCGGAGGAGTCGACGGAAGGCCTGGACGAGTTGCTGGTACTGGCCGGCGGTTCGCCGCTCACCGCGCTGCGCCTGCATGGGCAGGGCGTTCGCGAGCAGCGCGCACTGGTGGTGGACGGGGTGAAGAGGCTGCTCAAGCAACAGGTCGCCCCCAGTCAGCTGGCGGAGAGCTGGAACGCATTGCCCCTGCCGCTGCTGTTCGACTGGTTCTGCGATTGGGCCTTGCTGACCCTGCGCTATCAGTTGGCGCGCGATGAGGCCGGCCTCGGCCTGACCGATATGCGCAAGGTGGTGCAGTACCTCGCCGAGAAGTCGGCACAGCACAAGGTGCTGGCGATCCAGGAATGGTTGCTCGCGCAGCGGCAGAAAGTCCTGAACAAAGCCAACCTCAATCGTGCCTTGCTTCTCGAAGCCTTGCTCGTACAGTGGGCAAGCCTTCCCGGGCCGGGCTAG
- a CDS encoding PilZ domain-containing protein produces MSLPPNLGPRNGILSLTIKDKSVLYAAYMPFIRNGGLFIPTNKTYKLGDEVFMLLNLMDEPEKIPVAGKVVWITPKGAQGNRAAGIGVQFNDGDNTARNKIETYLAGALKSDRPTHTM; encoded by the coding sequence ATGAGCTTGCCACCGAATCTGGGTCCGCGGAACGGAATCCTGTCCCTGACGATCAAGGACAAGTCCGTATTGTATGCCGCCTACATGCCGTTCATCCGTAACGGTGGTCTGTTCATCCCGACCAACAAGACCTACAAGCTGGGCGACGAAGTCTTCATGCTGCTCAACCTGATGGACGAGCCGGAGAAGATCCCGGTGGCCGGCAAAGTGGTCTGGATTACGCCCAAGGGAGCCCAGGGCAACCGTGCGGCGGGTATCGGCGTGCAGTTCAACGATGGCGACAATACCGCGCGCAACAAGATCGAGACCTACCTGGCCGGCGCGCTGAAGTCGGACCGTCCGACCCATACCATGTAA
- a CDS encoding TatD family hydrolase, with protein MLVDSHCHLDRLDLAAHGGSLDAALDAARARGVSQFLCIGVSADNAKAVKDLADRYADVHCSVGVHPLDLEPGAAPALDWLLGELSHPRVVAIGETGLDYHYEPEAAELQQEAFRLHLEAAKVTGKPVIVHTREARADTLALLREAALPQAGVLHCFTEDWEMAKAALDIGFYISLSGIVTFRNAEQLREVARQVPVDRLLVETDSPYLAPVPHRGKPNLPEYVREVAEYLAVLRGVSFETLAEQTTANFRRLFPLAK; from the coding sequence ATGCTGGTCGATTCCCACTGCCACCTCGATCGCCTCGATCTCGCCGCCCACGGCGGTTCGCTGGATGCCGCGCTGGACGCTGCCCGTGCGCGCGGCGTCAGCCAGTTCCTGTGCATCGGCGTCAGCGCGGACAACGCCAAGGCGGTGAAGGACCTGGCCGACCGCTACGCCGACGTGCACTGCTCGGTGGGCGTGCATCCGCTGGACCTGGAGCCGGGCGCCGCGCCGGCGCTGGACTGGCTGCTGGGAGAGCTGAGTCACCCGCGCGTGGTGGCCATCGGCGAAACCGGCCTGGATTACCACTACGAGCCCGAAGCTGCCGAACTGCAGCAGGAAGCCTTCCGCCTGCACCTGGAAGCGGCGAAGGTCACCGGCAAGCCCGTCATCGTCCACACCCGTGAAGCCCGCGCCGACACCCTGGCGCTGCTGCGCGAGGCAGCGCTGCCGCAGGCTGGCGTGCTGCACTGCTTTACCGAGGACTGGGAGATGGCCAAAGCGGCGCTGGATATCGGCTTCTACATCTCCCTGTCGGGCATCGTCACCTTCCGCAATGCCGAGCAGCTGCGTGAGGTGGCGCGCCAGGTGCCAGTGGATCGCCTGCTGGTGGAAACCGATTCACCGTACCTCGCCCCGGTGCCGCACCGTGGCAAGCCGAACCTGCCGGAGTATGTGCGCGAAGTGGCCGAGTACCTGGCCGTGCTGCGCGGCGTGAGCTTCGAGACCCTGGCCGAGCAGACCACCGCCAACTTCCGCCGGTTGTTCCCGCTGGCAAAGTGA
- a CDS encoding aminotransferase class V-fold PLP-dependent enzyme encodes MISFSHEFPQQSGLHYLNHAAVAPWPKRAADAVAAFAQENVLLGARDYPQWLTIEKRLRERLARLLNAPTTGDIALVKNTSEALSFVAFGLDWRAGDQVVISDQEFPSNRIVWEALKPKGVEVVQVSLNGTDPEGDLLAACGPRTRLLSISAVQYASGLRMDLERLGAGCRQRDVLFCIDAIQQLGALPFDVQAYDCAFAMADGHKWMLGPEGLGVFYCRAAEREQLALQEYGWHMLENAGNYDLDHWQPARSARRFECGSPNMLGAVALDASLSLLEEVGMEKVGALVGERVQQLQDGLARISGATLHSPLNPSRRAGILTFSLAGWDNARLLERLRAEQVVCIQRGAGIRFSPHFYTTEKVIEETLALIAGMAQE; translated from the coding sequence ATGATTAGCTTCTCCCACGAATTTCCCCAACAGTCCGGCCTGCATTACCTTAATCACGCAGCTGTAGCGCCCTGGCCCAAGCGTGCGGCTGATGCCGTAGCTGCCTTTGCCCAGGAAAACGTCCTGCTCGGCGCCCGCGACTATCCGCAGTGGCTGACCATCGAGAAGCGCCTGCGCGAGCGCCTGGCGCGCCTGCTCAACGCCCCGACCACCGGCGATATCGCACTGGTGAAGAACACCTCCGAGGCATTGTCGTTCGTCGCCTTCGGCCTGGACTGGCGCGCCGGCGACCAGGTGGTGATCAGCGACCAGGAATTTCCCTCCAACCGGATCGTCTGGGAAGCGCTCAAGCCCAAGGGTGTCGAGGTCGTCCAGGTCAGCCTGAACGGCACCGATCCCGAGGGTGACCTGCTTGCCGCCTGCGGCCCGCGCACACGCCTGCTGTCGATCAGCGCGGTGCAGTACGCCAGCGGCCTGCGCATGGACCTGGAGCGACTCGGCGCCGGCTGTCGCCAGCGCGACGTGCTGTTCTGCATCGACGCCATCCAGCAGCTCGGCGCCCTACCCTTCGATGTCCAGGCCTATGACTGTGCCTTCGCCATGGCCGACGGCCACAAGTGGATGCTCGGCCCGGAAGGCCTCGGCGTGTTCTATTGCCGCGCCGCCGAACGGGAACAACTGGCGCTGCAGGAGTACGGCTGGCACATGCTGGAAAACGCCGGCAACTACGATCTGGACCACTGGCAGCCGGCGCGCAGCGCGCGGCGCTTCGAGTGCGGCAGCCCGAACATGCTCGGCGCCGTGGCGCTCGACGCCAGCCTGAGCCTGCTGGAAGAGGTTGGCATGGAGAAGGTCGGCGCCCTGGTTGGGGAGCGAGTGCAGCAGTTGCAGGACGGACTGGCGCGGATTTCCGGCGCGACGCTGCACAGCCCGCTGAATCCGAGCCGGCGCGCGGGCATCCTGACCTTCAGCCTGGCCGGCTGGGACAATGCCCGGCTACTGGAGCGCCTGCGCGCCGAACAGGTGGTGTGCATCCAACGCGGTGCCGGCATTCGCTTCTCGCCGCACTTCTATACGACGGAAAAGGTGATCGAGGAGACCCTGGCATTGATCGCCGGAATGGCGCAGGAATGA
- a CDS encoding TetR/AcrR family transcriptional regulator, producing MQKEPRKVREFRRREQEILDTALKLFLEQGEDSVTVEMIADAVGIGKGTIYKHFKSKAEIYLRLMLDYERDLAALFHSEDVARDKERLSRAYFEFRMRDPQRYRLFDRLEEKVVKTSQVPEMVEELHKIRESNFERLSQLIKERIAAGKLEDVPAYFHYCAAWALVHGAVALYHSPFWREVLEDQEGFFQFLMDIGVRMGNKRKRDGDTPAA from the coding sequence ATGCAGAAAGAGCCGCGCAAGGTTCGCGAATTCCGTCGTCGCGAACAGGAAATCCTCGACACCGCCCTCAAGCTGTTCCTGGAGCAGGGCGAAGACAGTGTCACGGTCGAAATGATCGCCGATGCCGTGGGTATCGGCAAAGGCACCATCTACAAGCACTTCAAGTCCAAGGCGGAGATCTACCTGCGCCTGATGCTGGACTATGAGCGCGACCTGGCGGCGCTGTTCCATTCCGAAGACGTGGCACGGGACAAGGAACGCCTGTCGCGCGCCTACTTCGAGTTCCGCATGCGCGATCCGCAGCGCTACCGCCTGTTCGACCGCCTGGAAGAAAAGGTGGTGAAGACCAGCCAGGTCCCGGAGATGGTCGAGGAGCTGCACAAGATCCGCGAATCCAACTTCGAGCGCCTGAGCCAGCTGATCAAGGAACGCATCGCGGCGGGCAAGCTGGAAGACGTGCCGGCCTACTTCCACTACTGCGCGGCCTGGGCGTTGGTGCATGGCGCCGTGGCGCTGTATCACTCGCCGTTCTGGCGCGAGGTACTGGAGGACCAGGAGGGCTTCTTCCAGTTCCTCATGGACATCGGCGTGCGCATGGGCAACAAGCGCAAGCGCGACGGCGATACACCGGCCGCCTGA
- a CDS encoding radical SAM protein, producing the protein MIVDRQGRRFRNLRVSLTAACNYACTYCVPDGKRLVAAQDELSAESLVRGVAYLIEAAGIERLRVTGGEPLVSPKLDTFLHGVSRLGLQDIAITTNGQLLSKKLPLLLDCGIRRLNVSLDTLDADAFRRIARGGDLATVLKGLDEARAAGLKIKLNMVPLRGQNLDQVLPLLDYCLEHGFELRFIELMRMGHLARDPNAFNQQFIGMQELLELIGSRHPYIQANAPVDATALRYEVPGQGFFGVIANESVPFCRTCSRLRLSSTGWLHGCLSSSNRHYVGDLLDKPRHQALPALQRLLVRALADKQEVAFSGGVTVMKIIGG; encoded by the coding sequence ATGATCGTCGACCGCCAGGGCAGGCGCTTCCGTAACCTTCGGGTCAGCCTGACCGCCGCCTGCAATTACGCCTGCACCTACTGCGTGCCGGATGGCAAGCGTCTGGTCGCCGCCCAGGACGAACTGTCGGCCGAATCCCTGGTGCGTGGCGTCGCCTACCTGATCGAAGCCGCCGGCATCGAACGCCTGCGGGTGACCGGTGGCGAGCCGCTGGTCAGTCCCAAGCTGGACACCTTCCTGCATGGCGTCAGCCGCCTCGGTCTGCAGGACATCGCCATCACCACCAACGGCCAGCTGTTGTCGAAGAAGCTGCCGTTGCTGCTGGATTGCGGTATCCGCCGTCTCAATGTTTCCCTCGATACCCTGGATGCCGATGCCTTCCGTCGTATCGCCCGTGGTGGTGATCTGGCAACCGTGCTCAAGGGGCTCGACGAGGCTCGTGCGGCGGGCCTGAAGATCAAGCTCAACATGGTGCCGCTGCGCGGGCAGAACCTCGACCAGGTCCTGCCGCTGCTGGACTACTGCCTGGAGCACGGTTTCGAGCTGCGCTTCATCGAACTGATGCGCATGGGGCACCTGGCCCGCGACCCGAATGCCTTCAACCAGCAGTTCATCGGTATGCAGGAGCTGCTGGAGCTGATTGGTTCGCGCCACCCCTACATCCAGGCTAACGCGCCCGTGGATGCCACCGCACTGCGCTATGAAGTGCCGGGACAGGGCTTCTTCGGCGTGATCGCCAACGAAAGCGTGCCGTTCTGCCGTACCTGCTCGCGCCTGCGCCTGTCGTCCACCGGCTGGCTGCATGGCTGCCTGTCGTCGAGCAATCGCCATTACGTCGGCGATCTTCTCGACAAACCCCGTCACCAGGCCCTGCCAGCGCTCCAGCGCCTGCTGGTGCGTGCCCTGGCGGACAAGCAGGAAGTCGCCTTCTCCGGCGGCGTCACCGTCATGAAGATCATCGGCGGCTGA
- a CDS encoding glycosyltransferase family 39 protein — MQERIELEQGFWFLVVVALLLVLCLWGNGDIAFLSVNEARRAVTVREMYQANDWLLPHMNGDLYLAKPPLFYWLALIPVYLAGAVSEWAVRLPSALLALATLAGTFYWGRGIGGRGLGLFACIFLAANAGFSQFARRAEIEMALTAFCFLSLLSAYVYLFIDGRRRWSLLSYVLLGCALLTKGPVSLLLVTLPVLVFALIQRQERARSYLCDIPGWLIALALGATWYAAVTLQEGMDVWKAIFQQDIVEKVKGSGGSDPWYAYLLYLAGDFFPFWLLLLAGPRQLWRQIRQSPQLTLALCAILVPLIVFSLFSDKHAKYLLPTYPCVALLLAYHWMQVFARQGGWRRKAMQWGPLLLLFGFVGFYTVLERTVFAYRYQALPEIARIAAAHPALPLYSLDVPDMRLVYYAGRPVTRLSADSATSTAAGLLFVPGKLPAALQASAHCVSDTVPKYLSRRKELQVVLLGGACGSGGDTAKQPIAGNTHG, encoded by the coding sequence ATGCAGGAACGTATCGAACTGGAACAGGGGTTCTGGTTCCTGGTGGTTGTAGCGCTGCTGTTGGTGCTGTGTCTGTGGGGCAATGGCGATATCGCTTTCCTCAGCGTCAACGAGGCGAGGCGGGCGGTCACGGTTCGCGAGATGTACCAGGCGAACGACTGGCTGCTGCCGCACATGAACGGCGATCTGTATCTGGCGAAGCCGCCGCTCTTCTATTGGCTGGCACTGATTCCGGTGTACCTGGCGGGCGCCGTGTCGGAGTGGGCCGTGCGCTTGCCTTCGGCGCTGCTGGCGCTCGCCACGCTGGCCGGAACCTTCTACTGGGGGCGCGGGATCGGTGGGCGCGGCCTTGGGCTGTTCGCCTGCATTTTCCTGGCGGCCAACGCGGGATTCAGCCAGTTCGCCCGGCGGGCGGAAATCGAGATGGCGTTGACGGCGTTCTGCTTCCTGTCCCTGCTCAGCGCCTATGTCTACCTGTTCATCGATGGTCGTCGTCGCTGGAGCCTGCTGAGCTACGTCCTGCTTGGTTGCGCGCTGCTGACCAAGGGGCCGGTCAGCCTGCTGCTGGTGACCTTGCCGGTGCTGGTCTTCGCCCTGATCCAGCGACAGGAGCGCGCACGGTCCTACCTGTGCGACATCCCAGGCTGGCTGATCGCCCTGGCGCTGGGGGCGACCTGGTATGCCGCCGTGACCTTGCAGGAGGGCATGGATGTCTGGAAGGCGATCTTCCAGCAGGACATCGTCGAGAAGGTCAAAGGCAGCGGCGGCAGCGACCCCTGGTATGCGTACCTGCTGTATCTTGCCGGTGACTTCTTCCCGTTCTGGCTGTTGTTGTTGGCGGGGCCGCGGCAGCTGTGGCGGCAGATCAGGCAGAGCCCGCAGCTGACCCTGGCGCTTTGCGCGATTCTCGTACCGCTGATCGTTTTCTCCCTGTTCAGCGACAAGCACGCCAAGTACCTCCTGCCCACCTACCCCTGCGTTGCATTGCTGCTGGCCTACCACTGGATGCAGGTATTCGCCCGCCAGGGCGGCTGGCGGCGCAAGGCAATGCAGTGGGGGCCCCTGTTGCTGCTGTTCGGCTTTGTCGGCTTCTACACGGTACTTGAGCGCACGGTCTTCGCTTATCGATACCAGGCGTTGCCGGAAATCGCTCGGATTGCCGCGGCGCATCCCGCTCTGCCGCTCTATAGCCTCGACGTGCCGGACATGCGCCTGGTGTATTACGCAGGGCGCCCCGTCACCCGCCTGTCGGCTGATTCGGCAACCTCGACCGCTGCTGGCCTGCTGTTCGTACCCGGAAAATTGCCAGCCGCGCTGCAGGCGTCGGCGCATTGCGTCAGCGACACGGTTCCGAAGTACCTCAGTCGCCGCAAGGAGCTGCAGGTCGTTCTGCTGGGCGGCGCCTGCGGCAGCGGGGGCGATACGGCCAAGCAGCCGATAGCGGGAAATACCCATGGCTGA
- a CDS encoding DUF4823 domain-containing protein: protein MRTLLAIFAMAALAGCMTPSDMAERTGYYAGDAGFLDHSQTRRTGNWRLQPDSFIYIAQGPFVPPGHAYAQPNVVAEEAFKGFVEYFPMVRRAQGPLGLEGAMQEARAVGANYLLYTRFARGEDNVGSYEEYEDTDNAVGRDRSVIQVMLIETANRYLVDSATIRSRGGFLTFYDAKPDDLIGPPLEEYARSLLGVRTHEEYQ, encoded by the coding sequence ATGCGCACCCTTCTGGCGATCTTCGCCATGGCAGCCCTGGCAGGCTGCATGACGCCCAGCGACATGGCTGAACGCACCGGCTATTACGCGGGTGATGCCGGCTTCCTCGACCACAGCCAGACTCGTCGCACGGGGAACTGGCGCCTGCAGCCGGACTCGTTCATCTACATCGCCCAGGGGCCTTTCGTGCCGCCCGGTCATGCTTATGCGCAGCCGAACGTGGTGGCAGAGGAGGCGTTCAAGGGCTTCGTCGAGTATTTCCCGATGGTGCGGCGCGCCCAGGGGCCGTTGGGGCTTGAGGGGGCGATGCAGGAGGCGCGGGCGGTGGGCGCCAACTACCTGCTCTATACCCGCTTCGCCCGCGGGGAGGACAATGTCGGCAGCTACGAAGAGTATGAAGATACCGACAACGCCGTGGGACGCGACCGCAGCGTGATCCAGGTGATGCTGATCGAAACCGCCAACCGCTATCTGGTGGACAGTGCCACTATCCGCAGTCGTGGCGGTTTTCTGACATTCTATGATGCCAAGCCCGACGACCTGATCGGGCCGCCGCTGGAAGAGTACGCCCGCAGCCTGCTGGGGGTGAGGACGCACGAGGAGTACCAATGA
- a CDS encoding DUF1285 domain-containing protein: MTNPERAGNLLAQIPATQGKGLPPVHLWNPDCCGDIDMRIARDGTWYYLGTPIGRKPMVRLFSTIIRRDGDDYFLVTPVEKCGITVDDAPFVAISLVVEGEGEQQVLRFTTNVEDEVVADAAHPIRVELDPQTQEPSPYVLVRVNLEALIHRNVFYQLVELAVSREIEGREWLGVWSSGEFFPIAPQP, from the coding sequence CTGACTAATCCGGAGCGTGCCGGCAACCTGCTGGCGCAGATTCCCGCCACCCAGGGCAAGGGGCTGCCGCCGGTGCACCTGTGGAACCCGGACTGCTGCGGCGACATCGACATGCGCATCGCCCGCGATGGCACCTGGTATTACCTGGGTACGCCGATCGGACGCAAGCCGATGGTGCGGTTGTTCTCCACCATCATCCGCCGCGATGGCGACGACTACTTCCTGGTCACGCCGGTGGAGAAGTGCGGGATCACGGTCGACGACGCGCCGTTCGTCGCAATCAGCCTGGTTGTAGAGGGGGAGGGGGAGCAGCAGGTGCTGCGCTTCACCACCAACGTCGAGGATGAAGTGGTGGCCGATGCCGCGCATCCGATTCGCGTGGAACTCGACCCGCAGACCCAGGAGCCGTCGCCCTACGTGCTGGTGCGGGTGAATCTGGAAGCGCTGATCCATCGCAACGTGTTCTATCAACTGGTCGAGCTGGCCGTCAGCCGCGAAATCGAGGGGCGGGAATGGCTGGGTGTATGGAGTTCGGGAGAGTTCTTCCCCATCGCTCCACAGCCGTGA
- a CDS encoding electron transfer flavoprotein-ubiquinone oxidoreductase, protein MEREFMEFDVVIVGAGPAGLSAACRLKQKAADAGQEISVCVVEKGSEVGAHILSGAVFEPRALNELFPNWKELEAPLNTPVKRDDIYVLKSPEAAAKVPNFFVPKTMHNEGNYIISLGNLCRWLAQQAEGLGVEIYPGFAAQEALIDENGVVRGIITGDLGVDREGNPKEGYYTPGMELRAKYTLFAEGCRGHIGKQLIKKYKLDSEADAQHYGIGIKEIWDIDPAKHEQGLVVHTAGWPLNDENPGGSFLYHLENNQVVVGLIIDLSYTNPHLSPFDEFQRYKHHPVIKQYLEGGKRVAYGARAICKGGLNSLPKMVFPGGALIGCDLGTLNFAKIKGSHTAMKSGMLAADAVAEALAAGREGGDELTNYVDAFKGSWLYDELFRSRNFGAAIHKFGAIGGGAFNFIDQNIFGGKIPVTLHDTTPDYATLKKASEAPKIDYPKPDGKISFDKLSSVFLSNTNHEEDQPIHLRLTDPSVPVGKNLPLYDEPAQRYCPAGVYEVVSNDDGSKRFQINAQNCVHCKTCDIKDPAQNITWVAPEGTGGPNYPNM, encoded by the coding sequence GTGGAACGCGAATTTATGGAATTCGACGTCGTCATCGTCGGCGCCGGCCCTGCCGGTCTGTCCGCCGCTTGCCGACTGAAGCAGAAGGCCGCCGACGCCGGTCAGGAAATCAGCGTCTGTGTGGTCGAGAAGGGTTCCGAAGTGGGCGCCCACATCCTCTCCGGCGCCGTGTTCGAGCCCCGCGCGCTGAACGAGCTGTTCCCCAACTGGAAAGAGCTCGAAGCGCCGCTGAACACCCCGGTCAAGCGTGACGACATCTATGTGCTGAAGAGCCCGGAAGCGGCGGCCAAGGTGCCGAACTTCTTCGTGCCCAAGACCATGCACAACGAAGGCAACTACATCATCTCCCTGGGCAACCTGTGCCGCTGGCTGGCCCAGCAGGCCGAAGGCCTGGGCGTCGAGATCTACCCGGGCTTCGCCGCCCAGGAAGCGCTGATCGACGAGAATGGCGTGGTGCGCGGCATCATCACCGGTGATCTGGGCGTCGACCGCGAAGGCAATCCGAAAGAGGGTTACTACACCCCCGGCATGGAACTGCGCGCCAAGTACACCCTGTTCGCCGAAGGCTGCCGTGGCCACATCGGCAAGCAATTGATCAAGAAGTACAAGCTCGACAGCGAAGCCGACGCCCAGCACTACGGCATCGGCATCAAGGAAATCTGGGACATCGACCCGGCCAAGCACGAGCAGGGTCTGGTGGTGCACACCGCCGGCTGGCCGCTGAACGACGAGAACCCGGGTGGCTCCTTCCTCTATCACCTGGAGAACAACCAGGTGGTGGTCGGCCTGATCATCGACCTGTCCTACACCAACCCGCACCTGTCGCCGTTCGACGAGTTCCAGCGTTACAAGCACCACCCGGTGATCAAGCAGTACCTGGAAGGCGGCAAGCGCGTGGCCTACGGCGCTCGCGCCATCTGCAAGGGCGGCCTGAACTCGCTGCCGAAGATGGTATTCCCGGGCGGCGCGCTGATCGGTTGCGATCTGGGCACCCTGAACTTCGCCAAGATCAAGGGCAGCCACACCGCCATGAAGTCCGGCATGCTGGCCGCTGACGCTGTTGCAGAAGCCTTGGCCGCCGGCCGCGAGGGCGGTGACGAGCTGACCAACTACGTCGACGCGTTCAAGGGCAGCTGGCTGTACGACGAGCTGTTCCGCAGCCGCAACTTCGGCGCGGCCATCCACAAGTTCGGCGCCATCGGTGGCGGTGCGTTCAACTTCATCGACCAGAACATCTTCGGCGGCAAGATTCCGGTCACCCTGCACGACACGACTCCGGACTACGCCACCCTGAAAAAGGCCAGCGAAGCGCCGAAGATCGATTACCCCAAGCCAGACGGCAAGATCAGCTTCGACAAGCTGTCCTCGGTGTTCCTCTCCAACACCAACCACGAGGAAGACCAGCCGATCCACCTGCGCCTGACCGACCCGAGCGTCCCGGTTGGCAAGAACCTGCCGCTCTACGACGAGCCCGCGCAGCGTTACTGCCCGGCCGGCGTGTACGAAGTGGTGAGCAACGACGACGGCAGCAAGCGCTTCCAGATCAACGCCCAGAACTGCGTACACTGCAAGACCTGCGACATCAAGGACCCGGCCCAGAACATCACCTGGGTGGCACCGGAAGGTACCGGCGGTCCGAACTACCCCAACATGTAA
- a CDS encoding electron transfer flavoprotein subunit beta/FixA family protein, with the protein MKVLVAVKRVVDYNVKVRVKADNSGVDLANVKMSMNPFCEIAVEEAVRLKEKGVATEIVAVSVGPNAAQEQLRTALALGADRAILVESNDELNSLAVAKALKAIVDKEQPQLVILGKQAIDSDNNQTGQMLAALSGYAQGTFASKVEVAGDKVNVTREIDGGLQTVALNLPAIVTTDLRLNEPRYASLPNIMKAKKKPLDVVTPDALGVSTASTVKTVKVEAPAARSAGIKVKSVAELVEKLKNEAKVI; encoded by the coding sequence ATGAAGGTTCTTGTAGCTGTCAAACGAGTGGTTGACTATAACGTCAAGGTCCGCGTCAAGGCGGACAACTCCGGCGTCGATCTCGCCAACGTCAAGATGTCCATGAACCCCTTCTGCGAAATCGCCGTGGAAGAAGCCGTTCGCCTGAAAGAGAAGGGCGTCGCCACTGAGATCGTTGCGGTCTCCGTCGGCCCGAACGCCGCCCAGGAGCAACTGCGCACCGCGCTGGCGCTGGGTGCCGATCGCGCCATCCTCGTCGAATCCAACGACGAACTGAATTCCCTGGCTGTCGCCAAGGCCCTGAAAGCCATTGTCGACAAAGAGCAGCCGCAGCTGGTCATCCTCGGCAAGCAGGCCATCGACAGCGACAACAACCAGACCGGCCAGATGCTGGCTGCGCTGTCCGGTTACGCCCAGGGCACCTTCGCCTCCAAGGTTGAAGTGGCTGGCGACAAGGTCAACGTCACCCGTGAAATCGACGGCGGCCTGCAGACCGTTGCCCTGAACCTGCCGGCGATCGTCACCACCGACCTGCGCCTGAACGAGCCGCGCTATGCGTCGCTGCCGAACATCATGAAGGCGAAGAAGAAGCCGCTGGACGTGGTGACCCCGGACGCCCTGGGCGTTTCCACCGCTTCCACCGTGAAGACCGTGAAAGTCGAAGCTCCGGCTGCCCGTAGCGCCGGCATCAAGGTCAAGTCCGTTGCCGAACTGGTCGAGAAACTGAAGAACGAGGCGAAAGTAATCTGA